Proteins encoded within one genomic window of Candidatus Desulfarcum epimagneticum:
- a CDS encoding Acyl-CoA dehydrogenase, protein MALSKFEQKAYLSREPQWDDIMCGADALGKSPAGMVKETREVVALARKFNDEMSKEGFLEMDRKIQENPDYLPEELVKKASEWGFYTMWIPKLFGGKGYNLPSFSHFAEELAANCAAMANLIGVHYLGMATLMATWNSRLIVRAMGEVIEGERTGRPCLISLALTEPSAGTDIEDVELMEKGEMTCHAERVPGGYRVNGSKVFISNGHLSTWHILFAFSDLKNPSENLVIMAVRTGMKGFSFGRVERKMGQKACPASELIFKDCHVPDDLVCMNPADMVKRARGRRGSAMQVIDYIFSASRAGVCAFGAGVARGAYEDALQFASETIVCGKRLIDHEWAQGMLARMRANTDAARLAYVESNHANSLHGMYKWLQFKPFFYFFKWLPPWFFKKCVRPFLTRPIGTWILRKIYCDFQTDAEMDRVSGWGSLAKCAGSDAAVANGRMALEMMGQAGLRHDASAEKRLRDAKLLQIYEGTNQLNRLNLFKCLIARSCPGARVFDD, encoded by the coding sequence GTGGCGCTTTCAAAATTCGAGCAAAAAGCCTATTTGAGCCGGGAGCCCCAATGGGACGACATCATGTGCGGGGCCGATGCCCTGGGAAAATCGCCGGCGGGCATGGTGAAAGAAACCCGGGAAGTGGTGGCCCTGGCCCGGAAGTTCAATGATGAAATGTCTAAGGAGGGGTTTTTGGAAATGGATCGCAAAATCCAGGAAAACCCCGACTATCTGCCGGAGGAGCTGGTGAAAAAGGCCTCCGAATGGGGGTTTTACACCATGTGGATTCCAAAGCTGTTCGGGGGAAAGGGATACAACCTGCCCTCTTTTTCCCACTTCGCCGAGGAGCTGGCCGCCAACTGCGCGGCCATGGCCAATCTCATCGGGGTGCATTACCTGGGCATGGCCACTTTGATGGCGACCTGGAATTCCAGGCTCATTGTCCGGGCGATGGGCGAGGTCATTGAAGGGGAAAGGACCGGGCGCCCCTGCCTCATCTCCCTGGCGCTCACCGAGCCCTCCGCCGGAACGGACATTGAGGACGTGGAGCTGATGGAAAAAGGGGAGATGACCTGCCACGCCGAGCGGGTTCCCGGCGGATACCGGGTCAATGGATCCAAGGTGTTTATATCCAACGGTCATTTGTCCACATGGCATATCCTGTTCGCGTTCTCCGATTTGAAAAATCCCTCGGAAAATTTGGTCATCATGGCGGTGAGAACGGGCATGAAGGGCTTTTCCTTTGGCCGCGTGGAGCGAAAAATGGGACAGAAGGCCTGCCCGGCCTCTGAGCTGATTTTCAAAGACTGCCATGTCCCGGACGATCTGGTCTGCATGAATCCGGCGGACATGGTCAAACGGGCTAGGGGCCGCCGGGGAAGCGCCATGCAGGTCATTGATTATATTTTTTCCGCCTCCCGGGCCGGCGTGTGCGCATTCGGGGCCGGCGTGGCCCGGGGCGCCTATGAGGACGCGCTTCAATTCGCCTCCGAAACCATCGTTTGCGGAAAGCGGCTGATTGATCACGAATGGGCCCAGGGCATGCTGGCGCGGATGCGCGCCAACACGGACGCCGCCCGGCTGGCCTATGTGGAGTCCAACCATGCCAACAGCCTGCACGGCATGTATAAATGGCTGCAATTCAAGCCGTTTTTTTATTTTTTCAAATGGCTCCCTCCCTGGTTTTTTAAAAAATGCGTCCGCCCCTTCCTGACCCGGCCCATCGGGACCTGGATATTGAGAAAAATTTACTGCGATTTTCAAACCGACGCCGAGATGGACCGGGTGTCCGGCTGGGGGTCTTTGGCCAAATGCGCCGGGAGCGACGCCGCTGTGGCCAACGGGCGGATGGCCCTTGAGATGATGGGACAGGCCGGGCTTCGCCACGACGCCTCGGCTGAAAAGCGTTTAAGAGACGCCAAGCTGCTCCAGATTTACGAAGGGACCAACCAGCTCAACCGCCTCAACCTGTTTAAATGCCTCATCGCCCGGTCCTGCCCCGGGGCAAGGGTTTTTGACGACTGA
- a CDS encoding Acyl-CoA dehydrogenase yields the protein MKTDPREIRLIEKAAVEFARKELAPDRRAHDKYPFGSFFGPIVEKAFELDFFHAALPEDLGGMGRGIRAFCVLLEKLCMEDASLGGVLFANACSQEILTAAGEGDRLKEMAGASRAADFLIAFPCFNHPSQIPHIARAGREKDRYALSGTLEYLVLGSVARWAVIPAVMDGREGFSYFLADLNDPGVEKSEVVLSMGLRSCPAVDAAFDGVPAILAGEPGWGTRHFEAAAPKMILAAAAMSLGVMGGSFREALAYGKKRSQGGRKIVDWTQLQMILADMAIGLEMGKRALESVLRSAEDGEKGWEDSALAVSAAIQRQACDAVSDGVQALGGAGYMSDYGQEKRFRDAMQLQSLLGLAPLKRINFLRRLAGRDDLFYKSRSDGQNESDEKGKK from the coding sequence ATGAAAACAGACCCCAGAGAGATCCGGCTCATTGAAAAAGCCGCCGTTGAATTTGCCCGAAAGGAGCTGGCCCCCGACAGGCGGGCGCATGACAAATATCCCTTTGGCTCCTTTTTCGGGCCGATTGTGGAAAAAGCCTTTGAACTGGATTTTTTCCACGCCGCGCTTCCCGAAGACCTGGGGGGAATGGGCCGGGGAATCCGGGCGTTTTGCGTTCTTCTGGAAAAACTTTGCATGGAAGACGCCTCTTTGGGGGGCGTTTTGTTCGCCAACGCCTGCTCCCAGGAGATACTGACGGCCGCCGGGGAGGGAGACCGGCTCAAAGAAATGGCCGGGGCGTCCCGGGCCGCTGATTTTCTCATCGCCTTTCCGTGTTTCAACCATCCCTCTCAAATCCCTCATATAGCCCGCGCCGGCCGGGAAAAAGACCGATACGCGCTGTCGGGGACCCTGGAATACCTGGTCCTGGGAAGCGTGGCCCGCTGGGCGGTGATCCCCGCCGTCATGGACGGCCGGGAGGGGTTTTCCTATTTCCTGGCGGATTTAAACGACCCCGGGGTCGAAAAAAGCGAGGTGGTTTTAAGCATGGGGCTGCGAAGCTGTCCGGCCGTGGACGCGGCCTTTGACGGGGTCCCGGCGATTTTGGCCGGGGAGCCGGGATGGGGGACGCGGCATTTCGAGGCGGCCGCGCCAAAGATGATCCTGGCGGCGGCGGCCATGTCCCTTGGGGTCATGGGGGGCTCTTTCCGGGAGGCGCTGGCGTACGGCAAAAAACGTTCCCAGGGGGGCAGAAAGATTGTGGACTGGACCCAGCTTCAAATGATTCTGGCCGATATGGCCATTGGTCTGGAGATGGGAAAGCGGGCTTTGGAAAGCGTCCTTCGGTCCGCCGAGGACGGGGAAAAGGGCTGGGAAGACAGCGCCCTGGCGGTGAGCGCCGCCATCCAGAGACAGGCCTGCGACGCGGTTTCAGACGGGGTCCAGGCGCTGGGGGGCGCGGGATACATGAGCGATTACGGGCAGGAAAAAAGATTCCGGGACGCCATGCAGCTCCAGTCCCTGCTGGGTCTGGCGCCGCTGAAACGGATCAATTTTTTACGGCGTCTGGCGGGAAGGGACGATCTCTTTTATAAAAGCCGCTCTGATGGACAAAACGAATCAGACGAAAAGGGGAAAAAATGA